From one Streptomyces mobaraensis genomic stretch:
- a CDS encoding MarC family protein — translation MFDFAVFGSLFLTLFVIMDPPGITPIFLALSSGRPAKVQRRMAWQAAAVAFGVITVFGVCGQQILDYLHITTPALMIAGGLLLLLIALDLLTGKSEEPTQTKDVNVALVPLGMPLLAGPGAIVSVILAVQHADSVAAQVSVWTAIAAMHVVLWLVMRYSLLIIKVIKDGGVVLVTRLAGMMLSALAVQQIINGVSQVIHNW, via the coding sequence GTGTTCGACTTCGCTGTCTTCGGCTCGCTCTTCCTCACCCTGTTCGTGATCATGGACCCGCCCGGGATCACGCCGATCTTCCTCGCCCTGTCCTCGGGCCGCCCCGCCAAGGTCCAGCGGCGGATGGCCTGGCAGGCGGCGGCGGTGGCCTTCGGCGTCATCACCGTCTTCGGCGTCTGCGGCCAGCAGATCCTGGACTACCTGCACATCACCACCCCGGCCCTGATGATCGCGGGCGGTCTGCTGCTCCTGCTCATCGCGCTGGACCTGCTCACCGGCAAGTCGGAGGAGCCCACGCAGACGAAGGACGTCAACGTCGCGCTGGTGCCGCTGGGCATGCCGCTGCTGGCCGGGCCCGGTGCGATCGTCTCGGTGATCCTCGCCGTGCAGCACGCGGACTCGGTCGCCGCCCAGGTCTCGGTGTGGACGGCCATCGCCGCCATGCACGTGGTGCTGTGGCTGGTGATGCGCTACTCGCTGCTGATCATCAAGGTGATCAAGGACGGCGGTGTGGTGCTCGTCACCCGGCTCGCGGGCATGATGCTCTCCGCGCTCGCCGTGCAGCAGATCATCAACGGTGTCTCCCAGGTGATCCACAACTGGTGA
- a CDS encoding DEAD/DEAH box helicase, which produces MTLPVALSGSDVIGQAKTGTGKTLGFGLPLLERVVVPADVEAGRAKPEQLTDAPQALIVVPTRELCQQVTNDLLTAGKVRNVRVQAIYGGRAYEPQVEALKAGCDVVVGTPGRLLDLAGQKKLDLGNVKALVLDEADEMLDLGFLPDVERIITLLPAKRQTMLFSATMPGAVISLARRYMSQPTHIRATSPDGEGQTVANIAQHVFRAHNMDKPEMVARILQAEGRDRAMIFCRTKRTAADISEQLIRRGFAAGAVHGDLGQGAREQALRAFRNGKVDVLVCTDVAARGIDVDNVTHVVNYQTPEDEKTYLHRIGRTGRAGKSGTAVTLVDWDDVPRWKLINKALELPFDDPEETYSTSAHLFEALGIPAGTKGILPRSRRTLAGLEAEEIEDLGETGGRGAGRGRGSKDARGDRDGRGARDGRGERSDRGEPEVAGERAERTRTPRQRRRTRSGATLEAATTAAPTFVAPEAAAETAVTAETAVTVVTENAAPAAAPATTAPETPARPRRRRRTRGTAPSAAAQAVAQPEAPAASPAAAPAAEAPAKSAAPAVSAAPTASADRTARAATAPKTSVVTAQAPEPEAPARPRRRARTAAPRQGSTSLPSQAVSAGGGRTARPRYAAPATAVPEGEFETVETALLRVQAAARAAAEAKAAAAASAAPAEAPVAPAAEAETAPVKRARRAATRTVTSLGADTAPTAEPVAEPAAAEAPAAPAKRTRRVATRTVTSLGAETAPTAEPVAEPVAEAPAAPAAPAKRTRRVATRAVTTLGADAAPVAAAVEPAPVEPVAAEPVKRARRVAKRAVTTLGADAPEAPAAEVAEAAEPVKRTRRTVKRAEAAPAVDAAETAEAAEPVKRTRRTAKRAEAAPAVDAAETAEAPEPVKRTRAAKKTAAAPVEDEAAATPVKRTRKRVTKAADTAAAEPEQTAVAEEPAKPKRTRVAKKAAAAPVAESEASEAKPKRARAAKKAAAAPVAEGEVKPKRVRATKKVADVPVAEAEAKPKRTRAVKKAVAEAEVVA; this is translated from the coding sequence ATGACGCTCCCGGTCGCCCTCTCCGGCTCCGACGTCATCGGCCAGGCCAAGACCGGCACGGGCAAGACCCTCGGTTTCGGCCTCCCCCTGCTGGAGCGCGTCGTCGTCCCCGCCGACGTCGAGGCGGGCCGGGCCAAGCCCGAGCAGCTGACCGACGCGCCGCAGGCCCTCATCGTCGTCCCCACCCGTGAGCTCTGCCAGCAGGTCACCAACGACCTGCTCACCGCCGGCAAGGTGCGCAACGTGCGCGTCCAGGCCATCTACGGCGGCCGGGCGTACGAGCCGCAGGTCGAGGCGCTCAAGGCCGGCTGCGACGTCGTCGTCGGCACCCCCGGCCGGCTGCTCGACCTCGCCGGCCAGAAGAAGCTGGATCTGGGCAACGTCAAGGCGCTGGTGCTGGACGAGGCCGACGAGATGCTCGACCTGGGCTTCCTGCCCGACGTCGAGCGCATCATCACCCTGCTGCCGGCCAAGCGGCAGACCATGCTCTTCTCGGCGACCATGCCGGGCGCGGTCATCTCGCTGGCCCGCCGCTACATGTCGCAGCCGACGCACATCCGCGCCACCTCGCCGGACGGCGAGGGCCAGACGGTCGCCAACATCGCGCAGCACGTCTTCCGCGCCCACAACATGGACAAGCCGGAGATGGTCGCCCGCATCCTCCAGGCGGAGGGCCGCGACCGCGCGATGATCTTCTGCCGGACCAAGCGGACCGCCGCCGACATCTCCGAGCAGCTCATCCGCCGCGGCTTCGCCGCCGGCGCGGTCCACGGCGACCTCGGCCAGGGCGCCCGCGAGCAGGCGCTGCGCGCGTTCCGCAACGGCAAGGTCGACGTGCTGGTCTGCACCGACGTCGCCGCGCGCGGCATCGACGTCGACAACGTCACCCACGTCGTCAACTACCAGACGCCCGAGGACGAGAAGACCTACCTGCACCGCATCGGCCGCACCGGCCGGGCGGGCAAGTCCGGTACGGCCGTGACGCTGGTCGACTGGGACGACGTCCCGCGCTGGAAGCTCATCAACAAGGCGCTGGAACTGCCCTTCGACGACCCGGAGGAGACGTACTCCACCTCCGCGCACCTCTTCGAGGCGCTGGGCATCCCCGCCGGCACCAAGGGCATCCTGCCGCGCTCGCGGCGGACCCTGGCCGGGCTGGAGGCCGAGGAGATCGAGGACCTCGGCGAGACGGGCGGCCGTGGGGCCGGCCGGGGCCGCGGCTCCAAGGACGCCCGGGGCGACCGTGACGGACGCGGCGCCCGGGACGGTCGTGGCGAGCGGAGCGACCGAGGCGAGCCGGAGGTTGCCGGCGAGCGCGCTGAGCGCACCCGTACGCCGCGGCAGCGCCGGCGGACGCGCTCCGGCGCCACGCTGGAGGCGGCGACGACCGCCGCGCCGACGTTCGTCGCTCCGGAGGCCGCAGCGGAGACTGCTGTGACGGCCGAGACCGCCGTGACCGTCGTGACGGAGAACGCCGCCCCTGCGGCGGCACCGGCCACGACGGCTCCCGAGACGCCCGCCCGTCCGCGCCGCCGTCGCCGGACGCGCGGCACGGCCCCGTCGGCGGCTGCGCAGGCCGTCGCCCAGCCGGAGGCTCCCGCCGCGTCGCCCGCCGCCGCCCCGGCGGCCGAGGCACCCGCGAAGTCCGCGGCGCCCGCGGTGTCTGCGGCGCCCACGGCGTCTGCGGACAGGACCGCCCGAGCCGCCACGGCCCCGAAGACGTCCGTGGTCACGGCGCAGGCCCCCGAGCCGGAGGCCCCGGCCCGTCCGCGCCGCCGCGCCCGGACCGCCGCGCCCCGGCAGGGGAGCACGTCGCTGCCGTCGCAGGCCGTGTCGGCCGGGGGCGGCCGTACCGCGCGTCCGCGGTACGCGGCTCCGGCCACGGCCGTGCCGGAAGGCGAGTTCGAGACCGTCGAGACCGCTCTCCTACGCGTGCAGGCGGCCGCCCGGGCCGCCGCCGAGGCGAAGGCCGCGGCCGCCGCTTCCGCGGCCCCGGCCGAGGCGCCGGTGGCTCCGGCCGCCGAAGCCGAGACCGCTCCCGTGAAGCGGGCGCGTCGGGCCGCCACGCGTACGGTGACCTCGCTCGGCGCGGACACCGCGCCGACGGCCGAGCCCGTTGCGGAGCCGGCCGCCGCCGAGGCACCGGCCGCGCCGGCGAAGCGGACGCGACGCGTCGCCACGCGTACGGTCACTTCTCTCGGTGCGGAGACCGCGCCGACGGCCGAGCCCGTGGCCGAGCCGGTCGCCGAGGCACCGGCCGCGCCGGCCGCCCCCGCGAAGCGGACCCGGCGCGTCGCCACGCGGGCCGTCACCACGCTCGGTGCGGACGCCGCCCCGGTGGCTGCGGCAGTCGAGCCGGCACCGGTCGAGCCGGTGGCCGCCGAGCCGGTGAAGCGCGCCCGACGGGTCGCCAAGCGGGCCGTCACCACCCTGGGCGCGGACGCGCCGGAGGCACCGGCCGCCGAGGTGGCCGAGGCCGCCGAGCCCGTGAAGCGGACCCGGCGGACGGTCAAGCGCGCGGAGGCGGCTCCGGCCGTCGACGCCGCCGAGACTGCCGAGGCCGCCGAGCCCGTGAAGCGCACGCGTCGGACCGCCAAGCGCGCCGAAGCGGCTCCGGCCGTCGACGCCGCCGAGACCGCCGAGGCCCCCGAGCCCGTGAAGCGCACGCGCGCCGCCAAGAAGACCGCCGCCGCGCCGGTGGAGGACGAGGCGGCCGCCACGCCGGTCAAGCGGACGCGCAAGCGCGTGACCAAGGCTGCCGACACCGCGGCCGCCGAGCCGGAGCAGACCGCCGTGGCGGAGGAGCCGGCCAAGCCGAAGCGGACGCGGGTGGCGAAGAAGGCCGCTGCCGCGCCGGTCGCCGAGAGTGAGGCCTCCGAGGCGAAGCCGAAGCGGGCTCGGGCGGCCAAGAAGGCTGCTGCGGCGCCGGTTGCCGAGGGCGAGGTCAAGCCGAAGCGGGTTCGCGCGACCAAGAAGGTTGCCGACGTGCCCGTGGCGGAGGCCGAGGCCAAGCCGAAGCGCACTCGGGCGGTCAAGAAGGCCGTCGCCGAGGCGGAGGTCGTGGCCTAA
- a CDS encoding suppressor of fused domain protein, which yields MSDVLARVEAGLRSAFGEPDARAAVTFLGTDRIEVLRFPAPAAGDAGTGGDAVRYATLGMSAHPMADPTSPLADPVRGPRAELLLTVRPGRADTDKVLRPLAVLAASPQVEGLVVAPGASLDTGEPLWPGASFTAVLVGEPGGLVEDLALDEPMDPVRFLPLLPMTPNEAAWKRVHGAAALQERWLRYGTDLRDPLRKGVPLD from the coding sequence ATGTCAGACGTTCTCGCCCGGGTCGAGGCCGGACTCCGCTCCGCCTTCGGGGAACCGGACGCCCGCGCCGCGGTGACCTTCCTCGGCACCGACCGCATCGAGGTCCTCCGCTTCCCGGCCCCGGCCGCCGGCGACGCCGGTACCGGCGGAGACGCCGTCCGGTACGCCACCCTCGGCATGTCCGCGCACCCCATGGCCGACCCGACGTCCCCGCTGGCCGACCCGGTGCGCGGCCCGCGCGCCGAGCTGCTCCTCACCGTCCGCCCCGGCCGCGCCGACACCGACAAGGTGCTCCGCCCGCTCGCCGTCCTCGCCGCATCCCCGCAGGTGGAGGGCCTGGTCGTGGCCCCGGGCGCGTCCCTGGACACCGGCGAGCCGCTGTGGCCAGGCGCCTCCTTCACCGCTGTCCTCGTCGGCGAGCCCGGCGGACTCGTCGAGGACCTGGCGCTCGACGAGCCGATGGATCCCGTCCGCTTCCTCCCGCTGCTGCCGATGACCCCCAACGAGGCCGCCTGGAAGCGCGTCCACGGCGCGGCGGCCCTCCAGGAGCGCTGGCTGCGGTACGGCACGGACCTCCGGGACCCGCTGCGCAAGGGCGTTCCGCTCGACTGA
- a CDS encoding VOC family protein, producing MSASERAGPGTPCWVSLLTGDLGAAQRFYGAVLGWTFRQGSLGEDFCVALSGGRPVAGLGNVARRMGVAVHWSSYFAVDDADTAAARVRERGGTVAVGPLAFGGGRAVLAADPDGAVFGFWEGRVLRDWSIGSGAAPAWLELRTRDCFDAALFYGGVFQWDSRETDVRYEDDVVMVRVAGQTVACLRGGAVEAAPDPKVRPRWHVYFRVDNVEKAVEAAQAAGGSVVAEPATSRVGPEATLCDPEGGIFTVTEAARGC from the coding sequence ATGTCGGCTTCCGAGCGCGCGGGGCCGGGGACGCCCTGCTGGGTGAGCCTGTTGACCGGCGACCTCGGCGCGGCGCAGCGGTTCTACGGCGCGGTGCTCGGCTGGACCTTCCGGCAGGGGTCGCTGGGCGAGGACTTCTGCGTGGCGCTCTCCGGCGGCCGGCCGGTCGCCGGACTGGGCAACGTCGCCCGCCGGATGGGCGTCGCCGTCCACTGGAGCAGCTACTTCGCCGTGGACGACGCGGACACGGCCGCCGCGCGGGTCCGCGAGCGCGGCGGCACCGTCGCCGTCGGCCCGCTCGCCTTCGGCGGCGGCCGGGCCGTGCTGGCCGCCGACCCGGACGGCGCGGTCTTCGGGTTCTGGGAGGGGCGGGTGCTGCGCGACTGGAGCATCGGCAGCGGCGCCGCCCCCGCCTGGCTGGAACTGCGCACCCGCGACTGCTTCGACGCCGCCCTCTTCTACGGCGGCGTCTTCCAGTGGGACAGCCGGGAGACGGACGTGCGCTACGAGGACGACGTGGTGATGGTGCGGGTGGCCGGCCAGACGGTGGCCTGCCTGCGCGGCGGCGCCGTCGAGGCGGCGCCCGACCCCAAGGTCCGGCCGCGCTGGCACGTCTACTTCCGGGTGGACAACGTGGAGAAGGCCGTCGAGGCGGCCCAGGCGGCGGGCGGCTCGGTCGTCGCCGAGCCGGCCACCTCCCGGGTCGGCCCGGAGGCGACCCTCTGCGACCCCGAGGGCGGCATCTTCACCGTCACCGAGGCGGCGCGGGGCTGCTGA
- a CDS encoding alpha/beta fold hydrolase, with the protein MSRPPFLTLPSCARAYRLATARGEFAVHDARPAGERRGTVLLVPGFTGSKEDFIALLEPLAEGGFRAVAVDGRGQFETPGPDDASAYGREELALDVLAQAAALGDGPVHLLGHSLGGLIARAAALRDPRPFRSLTLMSSGRGPVSAGQRERTRLLVHALEVVGMSMEEVWREMRRLDAEQGGDPEGSILPTEQGAFLHRRWLATRPAQLTATARQLMTEPDRVAELARLPLPLCVVSGAEDYAWPVPELDAMAEELSARRVLIAGAGHSPNAEEPVATAARLLEFWSSLSKTTPSTGSPSAVSSPAPPR; encoded by the coding sequence ATGAGCAGGCCGCCGTTCCTCACCTTGCCCTCCTGTGCCCGCGCGTACCGGCTCGCCACCGCGCGCGGGGAGTTCGCCGTCCACGACGCCCGGCCGGCGGGCGAGCGCCGCGGCACGGTGCTGCTGGTGCCGGGGTTCACCGGCAGCAAGGAGGACTTCATCGCCCTGCTGGAGCCTCTGGCCGAGGGCGGGTTCCGGGCCGTGGCGGTGGACGGGCGGGGGCAGTTCGAGACGCCCGGGCCCGACGACGCGTCGGCCTACGGGCGGGAGGAGCTGGCCCTCGACGTGCTGGCCCAGGCCGCCGCGCTCGGCGACGGTCCGGTGCATCTGCTCGGCCACTCGCTCGGCGGGCTGATCGCCCGGGCGGCCGCGCTGCGCGACCCGCGCCCGTTCCGGTCGCTCACGCTGATGAGCAGTGGGCGGGGGCCGGTCTCCGCCGGGCAGCGGGAGCGCACCCGGCTGCTGGTCCACGCCCTTGAGGTGGTGGGGATGAGCATGGAGGAGGTGTGGCGGGAGATGCGGCGGCTGGACGCCGAGCAGGGCGGCGATCCGGAGGGGAGCATCCTGCCGACAGAGCAGGGCGCGTTCCTGCACCGCCGCTGGCTGGCCACCCGTCCCGCACAACTCACCGCGACCGCGCGGCAGTTGATGACCGAGCCGGACCGGGTCGCGGAGCTGGCACGGCTGCCGCTCCCGCTGTGCGTGGTCTCCGGCGCGGAGGACTACGCCTGGCCCGTGCCGGAGCTGGACGCCATGGCGGAGGAACTGTCCGCGCGGCGCGTGCTGATCGCGGGGGCGGGGCACTCGCCGAACGCCGAGGAGCCGGTGGCCACGGCCGCCCGGCTCCTGGAGTTCTGGTCCTCCCTGTCGAAGACCACCCCGTCGACCGGCTCCCCCTCGGCGGTCAGCAGCCCCGCGCCGCCTCGGTGA
- a CDS encoding SDR family oxidoreductase — MQNTVNNAVVPVEFDGRAALVTGGSRGIGRAVVLRLAAGGADVAFTYQSNERAATDVVAEVKALGRRALALRADAADATAVRDAVDATVSAFGRLDVLVNNAGVGALGPIGELTEEDVDRVLAVNVRGVYLATQAAVRHLGAGGRIIMIGSCMTQHVPFAGGTLYATSKAALTGLTKSLARELGPAGVTVNIVHPGPVDTDMNPADGPFAEAQAGATAVGRYARPEEVAGTVAHLAAPSAGYVTGASVAVDGGLAA, encoded by the coding sequence ATGCAGAACACAGTGAACAACGCAGTGGTCCCCGTCGAGTTCGACGGCCGCGCCGCCCTCGTCACCGGCGGCAGCCGGGGCATCGGCCGCGCCGTCGTCCTCCGCCTCGCGGCGGGCGGCGCGGACGTCGCCTTCACCTACCAGTCGAACGAGCGGGCCGCGACGGACGTCGTCGCCGAGGTGAAGGCACTCGGCCGGCGCGCCCTCGCCCTCCGCGCCGACGCGGCGGACGCCACGGCCGTACGCGACGCGGTGGACGCGACCGTCTCCGCGTTCGGACGCCTCGACGTCCTCGTCAACAACGCGGGCGTCGGCGCCCTCGGCCCGATCGGCGAGCTGACCGAGGAGGACGTCGACCGGGTCCTGGCCGTGAACGTCCGCGGCGTCTACCTGGCCACCCAGGCGGCCGTGCGGCACCTCGGCGCGGGCGGGCGCATCATCATGATCGGCAGCTGTATGACGCAGCACGTGCCGTTCGCGGGCGGCACGCTCTACGCCACCAGCAAGGCGGCTCTCACCGGCCTCACCAAATCCCTCGCCCGCGAGCTCGGCCCGGCCGGGGTCACCGTCAACATCGTCCACCCCGGTCCCGTCGACACGGACATGAACCCGGCGGACGGGCCGTTCGCGGAGGCGCAGGCGGGGGCGACGGCGGTTGGGCGGTACGCGCGGCCGGAGGAGGTCGCGGGGACGGTCGCCCACTTGGCGGCGCCTTCCGCCGGATACGTGACGGGGGCTTCGGTGGCGGTGGACGGAGGGCTGGCCGCGTAG
- a CDS encoding DUF6758 family protein, producing the protein MRGEPSCPKCGGRVRAPGLFADSWQCAVHGSVHPLQPVVPPSVEALAVVVGRARVPVWMPWPLPVGWLFTGVVCAGDDRSGGRATAVACSGPGPLGGPGELLLVAEELGVGLGARYAGIDGPDPGTRLSVDRSPDAKVLAAGRPTPLWHVSGVPGDRAVFAGEACGLWLWAIVWPERSGLLMYDELVLTDLRDAGAEVDLLPCGALSPWIVSP; encoded by the coding sequence ATGAGGGGCGAACCCAGTTGCCCGAAGTGCGGTGGCCGGGTGCGTGCGCCCGGTCTCTTCGCCGACTCCTGGCAATGCGCAGTGCACGGCAGTGTGCACCCTCTGCAACCCGTGGTCCCGCCGAGCGTCGAGGCGCTGGCCGTCGTCGTCGGCCGGGCGCGGGTCCCCGTTTGGATGCCCTGGCCGCTGCCGGTGGGCTGGCTGTTCACCGGCGTCGTCTGCGCCGGTGACGACCGCAGCGGCGGCCGGGCCACCGCCGTCGCCTGTTCCGGCCCCGGCCCGCTGGGCGGCCCCGGCGAGCTGCTGCTGGTCGCGGAGGAACTGGGCGTCGGGCTGGGTGCCCGGTACGCGGGCATCGACGGTCCCGACCCCGGTACGCGGCTGAGCGTCGACCGCTCCCCGGACGCCAAGGTCCTCGCGGCGGGCCGCCCCACTCCCCTCTGGCACGTCTCCGGCGTCCCCGGCGACCGGGCGGTCTTCGCCGGCGAGGCGTGCGGGCTCTGGCTGTGGGCCATCGTCTGGCCCGAGCGGTCGGGGCTGCTGATGTACGACGAACTGGTCCTCACCGACCTGCGGGACGCCGGCGCGGAGGTGGACCTGCTGCCCTGCGGGGCGCTCTCGCCCTGGATCGTCTCCCCCTGA
- a CDS encoding PHP domain-containing protein — protein sequence MRIDLHTHSTASDGTDTPAELVRNAAAAGLDVVALTDHDGVGGHAEALAALPPGLTLVTGAELSCRLGGADGVGVHLLAYLFDPAEPEFAAARELVRDGREPRARAMVARLRELGVPITWERVAELAKGAVGRPHVATAMVELGVIDTVSDAFTPEWIGNGGRAYADKHEFDPFDAVRLVKAAGGVTVLAHPMAVKRGVCVPEDAIAELAAAGLDGIEVDHMDHDAPARARLGGLAADLSLLTTGSSDYHGRNKTCELGEFTTDPEIYGEITRRATGAFPVPGAGG from the coding sequence GTGCGCATCGACCTGCACACCCACTCGACGGCCTCCGACGGCACGGACACCCCCGCCGAGCTGGTCCGCAACGCCGCCGCGGCGGGCCTGGACGTCGTCGCGCTGACCGACCACGACGGCGTCGGCGGGCACGCGGAGGCCCTCGCGGCGCTGCCGCCGGGCCTCACCCTCGTCACCGGAGCGGAGCTCTCCTGCCGGCTGGGCGGCGCCGACGGCGTCGGCGTGCACCTGCTGGCGTACCTCTTCGACCCGGCCGAGCCGGAGTTCGCCGCCGCGCGCGAGCTCGTCCGCGACGGGCGCGAGCCCCGCGCCCGCGCCATGGTGGCCCGGCTGCGCGAACTCGGCGTGCCGATCACCTGGGAGCGGGTCGCGGAGCTGGCCAAGGGCGCCGTGGGCCGGCCGCACGTGGCGACGGCCATGGTCGAGCTCGGGGTGATCGACACCGTCTCGGACGCGTTCACGCCCGAGTGGATCGGCAACGGCGGGCGCGCCTACGCCGACAAGCACGAGTTCGACCCGTTCGACGCGGTCCGCCTGGTCAAGGCCGCCGGCGGGGTCACCGTCCTCGCCCACCCGATGGCCGTCAAGCGGGGCGTGTGCGTCCCCGAGGACGCGATAGCCGAGCTGGCCGCGGCAGGACTCGACGGCATCGAGGTCGACCATATGGACCACGACGCCCCGGCCCGCGCCCGGCTGGGCGGCCTCGCCGCCGACCTCTCCCTGCTGACCACGGGGTCCAGCGACTACCACGGCCGCAACAAGACCTGTGAACTCGGCGAGTTCACCACCGACCCCGAGATCTACGGCGAGATCACGCGCCGCGCGACGGGCGCGTTCCCCGTCCCGGGCGCGGGCGGCTGA
- the corA gene encoding magnesium/cobalt transporter CorA translates to MSMIRDLRAAVRPALRRGGAPYEYDATRDASASTAVVDCAVYREGMRASAPCGPAEAMRRVRADGGFVWIGLHEPTEQEFAGIAREFNLHPLAVEDAVHAHQRPKLERYDDTLFTVFKTIHYVEHAELTATSEVVETGEVMCFTGEDFVITVRHGGQGSLRALRHRLEQDPPLLAKGPSAVLHAIADQVVDGYIAVADAVQDDIDEVEIDVFSAPSKGSSRGGDAGRIYQLKREVLEFKRAVTPLMRPMQLLSERPMRLVDPDIQKYFRDVADHLARVHEQVVAFDDLLNSILQANLAQASVAQNEDMRKITSWAAIFAVPTMIAGIYGMNFDHMPELHWKYGYPAVMVVTVAICVTIHRGFKRNGWL, encoded by the coding sequence ATGTCGATGATCCGTGACCTGCGCGCCGCCGTCCGTCCCGCCCTGCGCCGCGGCGGCGCCCCGTACGAGTACGACGCCACCCGGGACGCGTCCGCCAGCACCGCCGTGGTGGACTGCGCCGTCTACCGCGAGGGGATGCGGGCCAGCGCCCCCTGCGGCCCCGCCGAGGCCATGCGGCGCGTACGCGCCGACGGCGGCTTCGTCTGGATCGGTCTGCACGAGCCGACGGAGCAGGAGTTCGCGGGCATCGCGCGCGAGTTCAACCTGCACCCGCTCGCCGTGGAGGACGCCGTCCACGCCCACCAGCGGCCCAAGCTGGAGCGGTACGACGACACCCTGTTCACCGTCTTCAAGACGATCCACTACGTCGAGCACGCCGAACTCACCGCCACCAGCGAGGTGGTGGAGACCGGTGAGGTGATGTGCTTCACCGGCGAGGACTTCGTCATCACCGTCCGGCACGGCGGCCAGGGCTCGCTGCGCGCCCTGCGGCACCGGCTGGAGCAGGACCCGCCGCTGCTGGCCAAGGGCCCCTCCGCGGTGCTGCACGCCATCGCCGACCAGGTCGTGGACGGCTACATAGCGGTCGCGGACGCGGTGCAGGACGACATCGACGAGGTCGAGATCGACGTCTTCTCCGCCCCCAGCAAGGGTTCCTCGCGCGGTGGTGACGCGGGCCGCATCTACCAGCTGAAGCGGGAGGTGCTGGAGTTCAAGCGGGCGGTGACGCCGCTGATGCGGCCGATGCAGCTGCTGAGCGAGCGGCCGATGCGGCTGGTCGACCCGGACATCCAGAAGTACTTCCGGGACGTCGCCGACCACCTCGCCCGAGTGCACGAGCAGGTGGTCGCCTTCGACGACCTGCTCAACTCGATCCTCCAGGCCAACCTCGCGCAGGCGTCCGTCGCGCAGAACGAGGACATGCGCAAGATCACGTCCTGGGCGGCGATCTTCGCGGTGCCGACGATGATCGCGGGCATCTACGGCATGAACTTCGACCACATGCCGGAACTGCACTGGAAGTACGGCTATCCCGCGGTCATGGTCGTCACCGTCGCGATCTGTGTGACGATCCACCGCGGTTTCAAGCGGAACGGCTGGCTCTAA
- a CDS encoding NYN domain-containing protein yields the protein MTEEHPDAPGLAEVVAGIEHTNALLTRVLAEVATTPATHAVFVDAGYAYAAAGRLVVGSEDRRAIELDAEGLIEAFIDKARTIFPDSRLLRVYWYDGARRRIHTAEQQAIAELPDVKVRLGNLNAHNQQKGVDSLIRTDLETLARHRAISDAVLVGGDEDLVSAVEAAQGYGARVHLWGIEAPGGRNQADPLLWEVDSRRTFDREFCEPYVTRRAAPEPAVEAPAHRGTVPERDEVRFVGARVASEWLGARGPDALAELLPSHPYLPGAVDQELLVAAEALLGLSLRGHADLRRALRDGFWDHLRMRF from the coding sequence ATGACCGAAGAACACCCGGACGCGCCCGGCCTGGCCGAGGTCGTCGCCGGTATCGAGCACACCAACGCACTGCTCACCCGCGTCCTCGCCGAGGTCGCGACCACCCCCGCTACCCACGCCGTCTTCGTGGACGCCGGCTACGCCTACGCCGCCGCCGGCCGCCTCGTCGTCGGCAGCGAGGACCGCCGGGCCATCGAGCTCGACGCCGAGGGCCTGATCGAGGCGTTCATCGACAAGGCGCGGACGATCTTCCCCGACAGCCGGCTGCTGCGCGTCTACTGGTATGACGGCGCCCGCCGCCGCATCCACACCGCCGAGCAGCAGGCCATCGCCGAGCTCCCCGACGTCAAGGTCCGGCTCGGCAACCTCAACGCCCACAACCAGCAGAAGGGCGTCGACTCCCTGATCCGCACCGACCTGGAGACCCTGGCCCGGCACCGGGCGATCAGCGACGCCGTGCTCGTCGGCGGCGACGAGGACCTGGTCTCCGCCGTCGAGGCCGCGCAGGGCTACGGCGCCCGCGTCCACCTCTGGGGCATCGAGGCCCCGGGCGGCCGCAACCAGGCGGACCCGCTGCTCTGGGAGGTCGACAGCCGGCGCACCTTCGACCGGGAGTTCTGCGAGCCCTATGTGACCCGGCGGGCCGCCCCCGAGCCGGCCGTCGAGGCGCCGGCGCACCGGGGGACGGTCCCGGAACGCGACGAGGTGCGGTTCGTCGGCGCCCGGGTCGCCTCCGAGTGGCTCGGCGCCCGGGGCCCGGACGCCCTGGCCGAGCTCCTCCCCAGCCACCCCTACCTCCCCGGCGCCGTCGACCAGGAGCTGCTGGTCGCCGCCGAGGCGCTGCTGGGCCTGTCCCTCCGCGGCCACGCGGACCTGCGCCGGGCGCTCCGCGACGGCTTCTGGGACCACCTCCGGATGAGGTTCTGA